A window from Pseudomonas kribbensis encodes these proteins:
- a CDS encoding CAP domain-containing protein, which yields MRHAVRSSRFVSLCLLILSPLLAPTAHAGAERQLAAAINDLRAHPQRCDRRAAQRLAPLALKQNIALPIGYGYGGGLREQLKSSGYAAVAVRSIRIVGAEDAEEAFDQLQDEHCSALIDAQYADIGISRARSEWQVVLARPVIDSRMGDNRSVGKALLAQVNAARARPRMCGRQRFAAARPLSWNPSLGAAAQGHSKAMAYGNYFAHQDPDGDMPADRAHAAGYRGRQIGENIAAGQSSPGSAMAGWLASPGHCANLMNPMFTQVGAGFASDARSDNGVYWTMLFGAP from the coding sequence ATGCGCCACGCCGTTCGTTCGTCTCGCTTCGTATCGCTGTGCCTGTTGATCCTCTCCCCTCTGCTCGCTCCCACTGCCCATGCCGGCGCGGAACGACAACTGGCGGCCGCCATCAATGACCTGCGCGCCCATCCCCAACGCTGTGACCGGCGTGCGGCACAACGCCTGGCGCCGTTGGCGCTCAAGCAGAACATTGCGTTGCCCATCGGCTATGGCTACGGCGGCGGGTTGCGCGAGCAGTTGAAGTCTTCCGGTTATGCGGCGGTGGCCGTGCGCAGCATCCGCATTGTCGGGGCCGAGGATGCCGAAGAGGCGTTCGATCAATTGCAGGACGAACATTGCAGCGCACTGATCGACGCGCAGTACGCCGACATCGGCATCAGCCGCGCCCGCAGTGAATGGCAAGTGGTACTGGCCCGGCCGGTGATCGACAGTCGCATGGGCGACAACCGCAGCGTCGGCAAGGCCCTGCTGGCGCAAGTCAACGCCGCCCGCGCCCGGCCCCGGATGTGCGGACGCCAGCGTTTCGCCGCCGCCCGCCCCTTGAGCTGGAACCCGTCCCTCGGCGCCGCCGCCCAGGGCCATAGCAAGGCCATGGCCTACGGCAACTACTTCGCTCACCAGGACCCGGACGGCGACATGCCGGCCGACCGTGCCCACGCCGCCGGCTACCGTGGCCGGCAGATCGGAGAGAACATCGCCGCCGGGCAAAGCTCACCCGGCAGCGCGATGGCCGGCTGGCTCGCCAGCCCCGGGCACTGCGCCAACCTGATGAACCCGATGTTCACCCAGGTCGGCGCCGGTTTTGCCAGTGATGCCCGCAGTGACAACGGTGTGTACTGGACGATGCTGTTCGGCGCGCCCTGA
- a CDS encoding LysR family transcriptional regulator codes for MDSLTALNVFVSVAETRSFVASGRLLGVSASAIGKSIARLEERFGVRLFNRSTRSVTLTEDGTRFLQRSLRILAEIEAAEVEFSQTNATPRGRLKISLPLVGEPFLPVLARFKKTYPAVDLDLTFDDRRVDVIEEGYDAVLRAGDVPDSSLTSRLIGSYRMILVGAPEYFQAHGIPQQATDLLSHACIQFRFPNTGKLQVWPLREAGQEVDLQVPTSMVCNNLEARICFALQGLGIAYLPDFCVGEALADGRLQRILPDCAETGVYRIMWPSGKHPQLKLRVFIDFLKEHLFPEQRLV; via the coding sequence ATGGACAGCCTGACTGCGTTGAACGTGTTTGTTTCAGTGGCGGAAACCCGCAGTTTTGTCGCCAGCGGGCGTCTGCTGGGTGTATCAGCGTCGGCCATCGGCAAAAGCATCGCCCGCCTGGAAGAACGCTTTGGTGTGCGCCTGTTCAACCGCAGCACGCGTAGCGTCACCTTGACCGAAGACGGCACCCGGTTTCTGCAACGCAGCCTGCGCATCCTCGCCGAGATCGAAGCGGCGGAAGTCGAGTTTTCCCAGACCAACGCGACTCCGCGCGGTCGCCTGAAAATCAGCCTGCCGCTGGTGGGCGAGCCGTTCCTTCCGGTGCTGGCCCGCTTCAAGAAAACCTATCCGGCGGTGGACCTTGACCTGACGTTCGATGACCGTCGCGTCGATGTGATCGAGGAAGGCTACGACGCAGTGTTGCGTGCCGGCGATGTCCCGGACTCCAGCCTCACGTCGCGCCTGATCGGCAGCTACCGGATGATTCTGGTCGGTGCCCCGGAATACTTTCAGGCCCATGGAATACCGCAACAAGCCACCGACCTGCTGAGCCATGCGTGCATTCAGTTTCGTTTTCCCAACACCGGAAAACTGCAGGTCTGGCCGTTGCGCGAGGCAGGCCAGGAAGTCGATCTGCAAGTGCCGACTTCGATGGTCTGCAACAACCTCGAAGCGCGCATCTGCTTCGCCCTGCAAGGCCTGGGGATCGCTTACTTGCCGGACTTCTGCGTCGGCGAGGCACTGGCTGACGGTCGACTGCAACGCATACTGCCGGACTGTGCGGAGACCGGGGTCTACCGGATCATGTGGCCTTCGGGCAAGCACCCGCAGTTGAAACTCCGCGTGTTCATCGACTTCCTCAAGGAGCATCTGTTTCCTGAGCAACGTCTGGTTTGA
- a CDS encoding alpha/beta hydrolase, giving the protein MSRILMSLVALLLALYLILCAALFVFQRSLIYFPQAGSVDSAESRMTLTMADADIRVSVREHSGARALIYFGGNAEDVSRNLPAFAEAFPDYAIYLLHYRGFGGSGGSPSEEAIARDALGLFDQVFSRHPQITLIGRSLGSGVAVRLASQRPVTRLVLVTPYNSLQELAVRHYPWVPVKWLLKERYESGKYAEHIRAPTLLLAASDDEVVPRGSSERLLRNFPDGVATLKEVPEATHNSISERPQYLQWMKEVLNR; this is encoded by the coding sequence ATGTCCAGAATCCTGATGTCACTCGTCGCTTTGCTGCTGGCCCTGTACCTGATCCTGTGTGCAGCGCTGTTCGTGTTCCAGCGCTCGCTGATCTATTTTCCGCAGGCGGGCTCAGTGGATTCGGCGGAATCGCGGATGACCCTGACCATGGCCGATGCGGACATTCGCGTCAGTGTCCGCGAGCATTCCGGGGCGCGGGCGTTGATCTACTTCGGCGGCAATGCCGAGGACGTTTCGCGCAATCTGCCGGCGTTTGCCGAGGCCTTTCCCGACTACGCGATCTACCTGCTGCACTATCGCGGTTTTGGCGGCAGCGGCGGTTCGCCGTCCGAAGAGGCGATTGCCCGGGACGCCCTGGGGTTGTTCGACCAGGTGTTTTCCAGGCATCCGCAGATTACGCTGATCGGGCGCAGCCTCGGTTCCGGCGTCGCGGTGCGGCTGGCCAGTCAGCGGCCGGTGACCCGGCTGGTTCTGGTCACACCCTACAACAGCCTCCAGGAACTCGCCGTCCGGCATTACCCGTGGGTGCCGGTGAAATGGCTGCTCAAGGAGCGTTACGAATCCGGCAAATACGCCGAGCATATCCGCGCGCCGACCCTGCTGCTGGCGGCGAGCGATGACGAGGTGGTGCCACGGGGCAGCAGCGAACGCCTGCTGCGCAATTTCCCGGATGGCGTGGCGACCCTGAAAGAGGTGCCGGAAGCGACGCACAATTCGATTTCCGAACGCCCGCAATACCTGCAATGGATGAAGGAAGTGTTGAACCGGTGA
- a CDS encoding helix-turn-helix domain-containing protein — translation MDSLINAAGRALAAGDPLAALNFVALREDPPALALRGIAMAQLGDMARAKALLQRAVKAFGANEPLSRARCVVAEAEVALAARDLGWPVKALEAARQVLQGHGDRLNAAHARYLQIRRLLLIGQLNEADALLDEQEPAPLPPALRAAHELMSAGIALRRVQAHKAQSALERAQRAARLADIPALLAEIEHARQTLDTPAARLRIAGDVKTVTLAQVEALFASATLVVDACRYSVRGAGMTVVLATRPVLFNVLQLLAEAWPGDVPRETLIARAFRLKLDDESHRVRLRVEIGRLRAALKPLAGITATSRGYALVAQDVALLTLPLEDKHAALLALLADGEAWSSSALALALGSSQRQIQRALETLAAQGKVQAFGVGRARRWLTPPVPGFATILLLPVSLGNG, via the coding sequence ATGGACTCGCTGATCAACGCCGCCGGCCGAGCCCTGGCGGCGGGTGACCCGCTGGCGGCGCTGAATTTCGTGGCTCTGCGAGAAGATCCACCGGCTCTGGCCCTGCGCGGAATCGCCATGGCCCAGCTCGGCGACATGGCGCGGGCCAAGGCATTGCTGCAACGGGCGGTAAAAGCGTTCGGCGCCAACGAGCCCTTGTCCCGGGCGCGCTGCGTGGTGGCCGAGGCGGAAGTGGCGCTGGCGGCGCGGGACCTGGGCTGGCCGGTGAAGGCGCTGGAGGCGGCGCGGCAGGTCTTGCAGGGGCACGGCGACCGACTCAATGCGGCACACGCGCGCTATCTGCAGATTCGTCGGTTGTTGTTGATCGGGCAGTTGAATGAGGCTGACGCGCTGCTCGATGAACAGGAGCCTGCACCGTTACCCCCGGCCTTGCGCGCCGCCCATGAACTGATGTCAGCCGGGATCGCGCTGCGGCGTGTGCAGGCGCACAAGGCGCAATCGGCACTGGAACGTGCGCAACGGGCGGCGCGGCTGGCCGACATTCCGGCGCTCCTGGCGGAGATCGAACACGCCCGGCAAACCCTCGACACTCCCGCCGCCCGATTGCGCATTGCCGGTGACGTGAAAACGGTCACGCTCGCTCAGGTCGAAGCCTTGTTTGCGTCTGCGACGCTGGTGGTGGATGCCTGTCGCTACAGCGTGCGCGGTGCCGGCATGACGGTGGTGCTGGCTACACGACCGGTGTTGTTCAATGTGCTGCAACTGCTCGCCGAAGCCTGGCCCGGGGATGTTCCCCGAGAGACGCTGATCGCCAGGGCCTTTCGTTTGAAACTCGATGATGAATCCCACCGCGTCCGATTGCGGGTCGAGATCGGCCGGCTGCGCGCTGCACTGAAACCACTGGCCGGAATCACTGCGACTTCCCGTGGCTATGCGCTGGTCGCGCAAGACGTTGCGCTGCTGACGTTACCCCTCGAAGACAAGCACGCGGCACTGCTGGCCCTGCTCGCCGACGGCGAGGCATGGTCGAGTTCGGCACTGGCGCTTGCGCTGGGCAGCAGTCAGCGCCAGATACAACGGGCCCTGGAAACCCTGGCCGCGCAAGGCAAGGTCCAGGCATTCGGTGTCGGCCGTGCGCGACGCTGGCTGACCCCGCCGGTGCCGGGTTTCGCGACGATCTTGTTACTCCCGGTGTCGTTGGGCAATGGCTAG
- a CDS encoding MFS transporter yields MNRSPHPMSVMPFIILGLFGLYTLELGVVGILPLIVERFGVSVAQAGLLMSLFAFIVALSGPFLVLLFSRFDRKKVLVGALLCFSVSSVFSAYAPNYSTLMALRIVPAMLHPVFFSAAFAAAISLYPKERATHATTVAFIGTTLGLVFGVPITAWVAGRFSYEASILFCAVATLLAGLGLLLRLPRQTAAPESFASQLSILKKPAVWLAIIATVLVFTTKFAVYSYAAEYLKNQTGLDGETISFLLVIFGVGGVLGNLLAGRMLATHLVATAVLFPILLSIAYLILATFGSASLGSMLLIVLLWGAIHTSGMIITQMWLTSAAPEAHSFATSLYVSAANAGIALGSWIGGIFIDTWGLPGTIWCGLLFALLSLLTIGARAMFYGGHQKRPDLRGASAA; encoded by the coding sequence ATGAATCGTTCCCCCCATCCCATGTCCGTTATGCCCTTCATCATTCTCGGGCTGTTCGGGCTGTACACCCTGGAGCTCGGCGTGGTCGGCATCCTGCCGCTGATCGTCGAACGCTTCGGCGTCAGCGTCGCCCAGGCCGGGCTTTTGATGAGTCTGTTCGCGTTTATCGTGGCGTTGTCCGGTCCGTTTCTGGTGTTGCTGTTTTCGCGTTTCGACCGTAAGAAAGTGCTGGTCGGCGCGCTGCTGTGTTTTTCCGTCAGCAGCGTGTTCTCGGCCTACGCGCCGAACTATTCGACACTGATGGCGCTACGGATCGTTCCGGCGATGCTGCATCCGGTGTTCTTCTCGGCGGCGTTCGCCGCTGCGATTTCGCTGTACCCCAAGGAGCGCGCCACCCACGCGACGACGGTGGCGTTCATCGGCACCACGCTTGGGCTGGTGTTCGGCGTGCCGATCACCGCGTGGGTCGCCGGGCGTTTTTCCTATGAGGCGTCGATCCTGTTCTGTGCGGTGGCGACGTTGCTGGCCGGGCTCGGCCTGTTGCTCAGGCTGCCTCGGCAAACGGCTGCGCCAGAGAGCTTCGCCAGCCAGTTGTCGATTCTGAAAAAACCTGCGGTATGGCTGGCGATCATCGCCACGGTGCTGGTGTTCACCACCAAGTTTGCGGTGTACAGCTACGCCGCCGAGTACCTGAAAAACCAGACCGGTCTGGACGGTGAAACCATCAGTTTTCTATTGGTGATCTTTGGTGTGGGCGGGGTGCTGGGCAACCTGCTGGCCGGTCGCATGCTGGCGACGCATCTGGTGGCGACGGCGGTGCTGTTTCCGATTCTGTTGAGCATCGCCTACCTGATTCTGGCCACGTTCGGCAGCGCATCGCTTGGCTCGATGCTGTTGATCGTTCTGCTGTGGGGCGCGATTCACACCAGCGGCATGATCATCACCCAGATGTGGCTGACCAGCGCCGCGCCCGAAGCGCACTCGTTCGCCACCAGCCTGTATGTCTCGGCGGCGAACGCCGGGATCGCCCTCGGCTCGTGGATCGGCGGGATATTCATCGACACCTGGGGCCTGCCGGGAACGATCTGGTGCGGGTTGCTGTTTGCGCTGTTGTCGTTGCTGACGATTGGCGCCAGGGCGATGTTCTACGGCGGTCACCAAAAGCGCCCCGACCTGCGCGGGGCAAGCGCCGCCTAG
- a CDS encoding zinc-dependent alcohol dehydrogenase family protein produces MSDTMQRWEISAFGLDNLNRVQAPLPAPKAGEVLVKIDAVSLNYRDTQVAENGMTAALKFPFTPASDMAGTVVAVGEGVTRFQIGEKVISTYITNWIDGNPKTWAEMPTQGGPIPGMLAQYVATPADWCVRAPKHLSAVEASTLPIAALTAWMALIELGHLHAGQTVVVQGTGGVSLFAVQLAAASGANVIVTSSSDAKIDLAIALGATHGINRTTTPDWHTAVLELTGGRGADHILEMAGGDNLGRSLQAVVPGGRVSIIGLLDSDELRTPIMPLLGSRASIVAVAVGPRRALEDLVRMVDHHGIKPVIDATYTFDQVPEAFAHLNRGAFGKVVVDFNKS; encoded by the coding sequence ATGTCCGACACAATGCAGCGCTGGGAAATTTCCGCTTTCGGCCTCGACAACCTCAACCGCGTCCAGGCTCCGCTTCCGGCACCGAAAGCCGGGGAAGTTCTGGTCAAAATCGACGCCGTCTCGCTCAATTACCGCGACACTCAAGTGGCGGAAAACGGCATGACCGCCGCGCTGAAGTTTCCCTTCACGCCAGCGTCGGACATGGCCGGCACCGTGGTGGCGGTCGGTGAGGGCGTAACCCGCTTCCAGATCGGCGAGAAAGTCATCTCCACTTACATTACCAACTGGATCGACGGCAATCCCAAGACCTGGGCCGAGATGCCGACCCAGGGCGGGCCGATTCCGGGCATGTTGGCCCAGTACGTCGCGACGCCGGCCGACTGGTGTGTGCGGGCGCCGAAGCACCTCAGTGCGGTCGAGGCCAGCACCTTGCCGATTGCCGCGTTGACCGCGTGGATGGCCCTGATCGAACTGGGCCACCTGCATGCGGGGCAAACCGTGGTGGTGCAGGGCACTGGCGGTGTATCGCTGTTCGCCGTGCAACTGGCGGCGGCCAGTGGCGCGAACGTCATTGTCACCAGCAGCAGCGACGCCAAGATCGATCTGGCCATTGCGCTGGGCGCCACTCATGGCATCAACCGCACCACCACACCTGACTGGCACACCGCTGTGCTGGAGCTGACCGGTGGGCGCGGTGCCGATCACATTCTGGAAATGGCCGGCGGCGACAACCTCGGGCGTTCGCTGCAGGCGGTGGTTCCCGGCGGCCGGGTATCGATCATCGGCCTGCTCGACTCCGACGAACTACGCACACCGATCATGCCGCTGCTCGGCAGCCGTGCATCGATCGTCGCCGTGGCAGTCGGCCCTCGTCGTGCACTGGAGGATCTGGTGCGGATGGTCGATCACCACGGCATCAAACCGGTGATCGATGCGACCTATACCTTCGATCAGGTGCCCGAGGCGTTCGCCCATCTCAATCGCGGGGCGTTCGGCAAGGTCGTGGTCGATTTCAACAAATCCTGA
- the mqo gene encoding malate dehydrogenase (quinone) encodes MFKKVNTALLGLALAMGMSSANAAEAKKVDVLLIGGGIMSTTLGVWINELEPSWSMEMVERLDGVALESSNGWNNAGTGHSALAELNYTPEDDKGNVTIPKAVEINEAFQVSRQFWAWQVQQGVLKNPRSFINTTPHMSFVWGDDNIKFLKKRYEALQASPLFAGMQYSEDPAVIKKWVPLMMEGRDPNQKIAATWSPLGTDMNFGEITRQFAGYLQTKPNFDLKLSSEVQDITKNADGTWRVSYKNLKDGTKTETDAKFVFIGAGGGALHLLQKSGIEEAKEYAGFPVGGSFLVTDNPAIAEQHLAKAYGKASVGAPPMSVPHLDTRVLDGKRVILFGPFATFSTKFLKEGSYLDLLTSTTTHNIWPMTKVGIKEYPLVEYLAGQLMLSDEDRMNALKEYFPNAKAEDWRLWQAGQRVQIIKRDEAAGGVLKLGTEIVASKDGSIAGLLGASPGASTAAPIMLSVLQKVFKDKVATPEWQAKLHQIVPSYGTQLNNDPAKVAEEWAYTAKILQLPTPPAIGQAAPAAAPASAEKPQAPKESAARDMAL; translated from the coding sequence ATGTTTAAAAAAGTGAACACAGCCTTGCTGGGGCTGGCTTTGGCGATGGGGATGTCTTCCGCCAATGCCGCAGAAGCAAAGAAAGTCGACGTCCTGCTGATCGGCGGCGGCATCATGAGCACCACCCTGGGTGTGTGGATCAATGAGCTGGAACCGAGCTGGTCGATGGAAATGGTCGAGCGCCTCGACGGCGTCGCCCTGGAAAGCTCCAACGGCTGGAACAACGCCGGTACCGGTCACTCCGCCCTGGCCGAGCTGAACTACACCCCGGAAGACGACAAAGGTAACGTAACGATCCCGAAAGCCGTCGAGATCAACGAAGCGTTCCAGGTTTCCCGTCAGTTCTGGGCCTGGCAGGTTCAGCAAGGCGTTCTGAAGAACCCTCGCTCGTTCATCAACACCACTCCGCACATGAGCTTCGTGTGGGGCGATGACAACATCAAGTTCCTGAAAAAGCGCTACGAAGCCCTGCAGGCGAGCCCGCTGTTCGCCGGCATGCAGTACTCCGAAGACCCGGCCGTGATCAAGAAGTGGGTCCCGCTGATGATGGAAGGGCGTGACCCGAACCAGAAAATCGCGGCCACCTGGAGCCCGCTGGGTACCGACATGAACTTCGGCGAAATCACCCGCCAGTTCGCCGGTTACTTGCAGACCAAACCTAACTTCGATCTGAAACTGTCGAGCGAAGTACAGGACATCACCAAGAACGCCGACGGCACCTGGCGCGTCAGCTACAAGAACCTGAAAGACGGCACCAAGACTGAAACCGACGCCAAGTTCGTGTTCATCGGCGCCGGCGGCGGTGCCCTGCACCTGCTGCAGAAGTCCGGTATCGAAGAAGCCAAGGAATACGCTGGCTTCCCGGTAGGCGGCTCGTTCCTGGTGACCGATAACCCGGCCATCGCCGAGCAGCACCTGGCCAAGGCCTACGGTAAAGCATCCGTTGGCGCGCCTCCGATGTCCGTTCCGCACCTGGACACCCGTGTCCTGGACGGCAAGCGCGTCATCCTGTTTGGCCCGTTCGCAACCTTCAGCACCAAGTTCCTGAAAGAAGGTTCGTACCTGGACCTGCTGACCAGCACCACCACCCACAACATCTGGCCTATGACCAAGGTCGGCATCAAGGAATACCCGCTGGTCGAGTACCTGGCCGGTCAACTGATGCTGTCGGATGAAGACCGCATGAACGCGCTGAAGGAATACTTCCCGAACGCGAAAGCCGAAGACTGGCGCCTGTGGCAAGCCGGCCAGCGCGTGCAGATCATCAAGCGTGATGAAGCCGCTGGCGGCGTGCTGAAACTGGGCACCGAAATCGTTGCTTCGAAAGACGGCTCCATCGCCGGTCTGCTGGGCGCATCCCCAGGCGCATCGACCGCTGCACCGATCATGCTGAGCGTGCTGCAGAAAGTCTTCAAGGACAAGGTCGCTACCCCTGAGTGGCAAGCCAAGCTGCACCAGATCGTTCCGAGCTACGGCACTCAGCTGAACAACGATCCAGCCAAAGTGGCCGAAGAGTGGGCTTACACCGCCAAGATCCTGCAACTGCCAACGCCTCCGGCGATTGGCCAGGCTGCACCTGCGGCGGCACCTGCTTCGGCTGAAAAGCCACAGGCTCCGAAAGAAAGCGCTGCACGTGACATGGCTCTGTAA
- a CDS encoding aldo/keto reductase codes for MSHTEGYSRRRLLELAAGITTVFTFDRALAAATSSSAPGGQTMQTRAIPSSSELLPLVGLGTYRGFDVAPGDPAYRQLPAVLDELFRKGGTLIDSSPMYGRAEETTGELLSIHEPRSPAFLATKVWTRGREEGIAQMENSFRLLRTDRIDLMQIHNLLDWQTHLPTLREWKEQGRIRYIGITHYTPSAYEEVEAVLRAEPLDFLQINYALNDRGVEKRILPLCRERGVAVICNRPFGGGGLLTRLKGKPLPGWVSDVQVNSWPQLALKFLLSNTAVTCVIPGTGNPRYMADNAGAGFGPMLTDAQRQQLIALVG; via the coding sequence ATGAGCCACACTGAGGGCTATTCCCGCCGCCGTCTGCTCGAGCTGGCGGCGGGGATAACGACCGTTTTCACGTTTGACCGGGCGTTGGCTGCCGCCACGTCGTCGAGTGCCCCAGGAGGCCAGACCATGCAGACCCGCGCCATCCCTTCCAGCTCCGAGCTGCTGCCGTTGGTAGGGCTGGGCACCTATCGCGGCTTCGATGTCGCGCCCGGCGACCCCGCTTACAGGCAATTGCCGGCGGTGCTCGACGAGCTGTTCAGAAAGGGCGGCACGCTGATCGACAGCTCACCGATGTATGGCCGCGCCGAAGAAACCACCGGCGAGTTGTTGTCGATTCACGAACCACGCTCACCGGCGTTTCTGGCGACCAAGGTGTGGACCCGCGGACGCGAGGAGGGCATCGCGCAGATGGAAAACTCCTTTCGCCTGCTGCGTACCGATCGCATCGACCTGATGCAGATCCACAACCTGCTGGACTGGCAAACCCATCTGCCGACCCTGCGCGAATGGAAGGAACAGGGCCGCATCCGCTACATCGGCATCACCCATTACACGCCCTCGGCCTACGAGGAAGTGGAAGCGGTGTTGAGGGCCGAACCGCTCGACTTCCTGCAAATCAATTACGCCCTCAATGACCGTGGCGTGGAAAAACGCATCCTGCCGTTGTGCCGCGAACGGGGTGTGGCGGTGATCTGCAATCGGCCGTTTGGCGGTGGCGGGTTGCTGACCCGGCTCAAAGGCAAACCCCTGCCAGGCTGGGTGTCGGACGTACAGGTCAACAGCTGGCCGCAACTGGCGCTGAAGTTTCTGCTCTCGAACACGGCGGTGACTTGCGTAATCCCCGGCACCGGCAATCCACGTTACATGGCCGACAACGCCGGCGCCGGGTTCGGGCCGATGCTGACCGATGCACAGCGGCAGCAGTTGATTGCGCTGGTTGGTTGA
- a CDS encoding nuclear transport factor 2 family protein: MSELNLHPNAAESLNRWHDMIRTGDLKALPDLLDPKAVFRSPMAHTPYPGAPVVSMILNTVFNVFEDFKYHRELATADGLNVVLEFSAKVGAKELKGIDMIRFDEQGKIVEFEVMVRPLSGLQALGEEMGRRLGAYLANAKA, from the coding sequence ATGTCCGAACTGAATCTGCACCCCAACGCCGCCGAGTCCCTGAACCGCTGGCACGACATGATCCGTACCGGCGACCTGAAGGCACTGCCCGACCTGCTCGATCCCAAAGCCGTGTTCCGCTCGCCGATGGCCCACACGCCTTACCCCGGCGCACCGGTGGTCTCGATGATCCTCAACACCGTGTTCAACGTGTTCGAAGACTTCAAATACCACCGAGAGCTGGCGACAGCGGATGGCTTGAACGTGGTGCTGGAATTCAGCGCGAAGGTCGGGGCGAAAGAGCTGAAAGGCATCGACATGATCCGCTTCGATGAACAGGGGAAGATTGTTGAATTTGAGGTGATGGTGCGGCCGTTGAGCGGGTTGCAGGCGCTGGGGGAAGAGATGGGACGGCGGCTTGGGGCTTATCTGGCTAACGCCAAAGCCTGA
- a CDS encoding PQQ-binding-like beta-propeller repeat protein, which produces MKQANAEILREYGPFEGIHGVHGVTFDGQQVWFASDGQLNALDPASGETVRTIKIGADGGTAFDGKHLYQIADRRIHKIDSATGKVLHTIAAPGGGGDSGMAWAEGTLWVGQYRERKIHQIDPETGKILRTLESNRFVTGVTWVDGALWHGTWEGDESEIRRVDPGNGEVLESLALPSGIGVSGLEADGGERFYCGGGDTSSVRAVRRPK; this is translated from the coding sequence ATGAAACAGGCAAACGCAGAAATCCTTCGTGAATACGGCCCGTTCGAAGGCATCCACGGCGTCCATGGTGTGACTTTCGACGGCCAGCAGGTCTGGTTCGCCAGTGACGGCCAGCTCAATGCGCTGGACCCGGCCAGCGGCGAAACCGTGCGCACGATCAAGATCGGGGCTGATGGCGGCACGGCATTCGACGGCAAGCATCTGTATCAGATTGCCGACCGCCGTATCCACAAGATCGATTCGGCCACCGGCAAGGTGCTCCATACCATCGCGGCTCCCGGCGGTGGTGGTGACTCGGGCATGGCCTGGGCCGAGGGCACGTTGTGGGTCGGCCAGTATCGCGAGCGCAAGATTCATCAGATCGACCCGGAAACCGGCAAGATCCTCCGCACGCTGGAGTCAAACCGCTTTGTCACCGGCGTGACCTGGGTTGACGGTGCGCTGTGGCATGGGACGTGGGAGGGCGATGAAAGCGAGATCCGGCGTGTCGATCCGGGCAACGGCGAGGTGCTGGAAAGCCTCGCGTTGCCCAGCGGGATCGGCGTCTCGGGACTGGAGGCCGATGGCGGTGAACGCTTCTACTGTGGCGGTGGGGACACCAGCAGCGTCCGGGCGGTGCGCCGGCCGAAGTGA
- a CDS encoding DUF2388 domain-containing protein — MRRLLLVSSLVLCLPFGSAFARVDAGDVATSAGVSASLYSTFKDHKMVIPARDDLSAFVASGGAIRGAYLESALQQVRQENPGLNASDEELANAILVHYEGLSQ; from the coding sequence ATGCGTCGTTTATTACTCGTTTCGTCTCTTGTGCTCTGCCTGCCTTTTGGCTCGGCCTTCGCCCGCGTGGATGCGGGGGATGTCGCCACTTCGGCCGGTGTTTCCGCGTCGCTGTATTCCACCTTCAAGGATCACAAAATGGTGATTCCGGCCCGTGACGACTTGTCCGCATTCGTCGCCAGCGGCGGTGCCATTCGTGGCGCGTATCTGGAATCGGCGCTGCAACAGGTTCGTCAGGAAAACCCGGGCTTGAACGCCAGCGATGAAGAGCTGGCCAATGCGATCCTGGTCCACTACGAAGGCCTGTCGCAGTAA